A single genomic interval of Oenanthe melanoleuca isolate GR-GAL-2019-014 chromosome 13, OMel1.0, whole genome shotgun sequence harbors:
- the N4BP3 gene encoding NEDD4-binding protein 3 produces the protein MAAAQGPVTCEPDTRVLGTYLSSEPVGVVGSMGSVGSLVEKQDLSPLELRAPLGGSRGLRQPDGLLRKGPSQRELFGYLHGAKKETRVDRKHQASGACYKRDYESDRENRSPERCSREHHRGADFSKSSLPERGRFDKCRIRPSAFKAVAGKGLVSMQGLSSSKGQKLSKSNGSLHTLLSQSSTAAPQHGPLRTHLLHAISLDEASDSSHNSIQSFPSYGSRLKPAQSQFSASMGHINHIGGSLDRVSRSPKDTLAPEKMPLSCKSMATLSRLQSPGEPPPPYEFSYSLEDAVKQLEDRLQETGGELRQLKRSLSETEDPFTQAFEDKQRLWLDELEDLKQMYMARLQQVMQQAQRGQRALQLQLYKAQQEKKRLQEELSLQQCQCEETKLRQSQGEHGSPKMEETKWEVCQKAAEISLLKQQLRDTQEEMAQKLGEIFSLKTQLREAKAEVQARDSQLAQLADSFQSPPEPSTSLPLGDDPMPSCQDFPGCETDDSKCRGLQSDSAEPLERQVEWLWAELLRERRQGQLQAVNFELERKTWQEEKEKVLRYQRELQASYMEMYHRSQALERELRQLRAEPRDVRIDSPWIERVESSKI, from the exons atggcagcagcacagggtccTGTGACCTGTGAGCCCGACACCCGTGTCCTCGGCACCTACCTCTCCTCGGAGCCCGTCGGCGTCGTTGGCAGCATGGGCAGCGTGGGCAGCCTGGTGGAGAAGCAGGACCTGTCCCCCCTGGAGCTGCGGGCCCCGCTGGGCGGCTCGCGGGGGCTCCGGCAGCCCGACGGGCTGCTGCGGAAGGGCCCGAGCCAGCGGGAGCTCTTCGGGTACCTGCACGGGGCCAAGAAGGAGACGCGGGTGGATCGGAAGCACCAGGCGTCGGGCGCCTGCTACAAGCGGGACTACGAGAGCGACCGCGAGAACCGGTCCCCGGAGCGCTGCTCCCGCGAGCATCACCGTGGGGCCGACTTCTCCAAGAGCTCCCTGCCGGAGCGGGGCCGCTTCGACAAG TGCCGTATCAGACCCTCGGCCTTCAAGGCAgtggctgggaaggggctggtcTCCATGCAGGGCCTGTCCTCATCCAAGGGGCAGAAGTTGTCCAAGAGCAATGGGAGCCTGCACACGCTGCTGTCGCAGAGCAGCACAGCGGCCCCGCAGCACGGCCCGCTCCGCACCCACCTGCTCCACGCCATCAGCCTGGACGAGGCCTCTGACTCCAGCCACAACTCCATCCAGAGCTTCCCATCCTATGGCTCCCGCCTCAAGCCTGCGCAGAGCCAGTTCAGCGCCTCCATGGGCCACATCAACCACATCGGGGGCTCTTTGGACAGGGTTTCCCGGAGCCCCAAGGATACCCTGGCCCCTGAGAAGATGCCCCTGTCCTGCAAAAGCATGGCCACCctgagcaggctgcagagccctggcgAGCCCCCGCCGCCGTACGAGTTCTCCTACTCACTGGAGGACGCGGTGAAGCAGCTGGAGGACCGGCTGCAGGAGACGGGAGGGGAGCTGCGGCAGCTCAAGAGGAGCCTCAGTGAGACAGAAGACCCCTTCACACAG GCGTTTGAGGACAAGCAGCGGCTGTGGCTGGACGAGCTGGAGGACCTGAAGCAGATGTACATGGcccggctgcagcaggtgaTGCAGCAGGCGCAGCGCGGGCAGCGCgcgctgcagctgcagctctacAAGGCGCAGCAGGAGAAGAAgcggctgcaggaggagctgagcctgcagcagtgccagtgcgAGGAGACCAAGCTGCGGCAGTCCCAAGGCGAGCATGGCAGCCCCAAAATGGAGGAGACCAAATGGGAG GTGtgccagaaagcagcagagatctccctgctgaagcagcagctccgGGACACCCAGGAGGAGATGGCTCAGAAGCTGGGGGAGATCTTCAGCCTGAAGACGCAGCTGCGGGAGGCCAAGGCGGAGGTGCAGGCCAGGGACTcgcagctggcacagctggcagacTCCTTCCAGAGCCCCCCCGAGCCCAGCACCTCACTGCCTCTCGGTGATGACCCCATGCCATCGTGCCAGGACTTCCCTGGCTGCGAAACTGATGACTCCAAGTGCCGGGGCCTCCAGAGCGACTCGGCGGAGCCCCTGGAGCGGCAGGTGGAgtggctgtgggcagagctgctgcgGGAGCGCCGGCAGGGCCAGCTGCAGGCGGTGAACTTtgagctggagaggaaaacgtggcaggaggagaaggagaaggtgCTGCGGTACCAGCGGGAG